One Fibrobacter succinogenes genomic window, TCTACCGAGAAGCCTGTTTACGCCAAGGAGCCCGATGACCGCTGCCGTAGTAATCTTTATGCCGCCTCCGCAGCTGCCGGGGTTTGCGCCGATGAACATGATAATGATGAAGAAGAACAGCGAGGCTTGCGTGAGGTCGGGAATGTTGATGGAGTTGAGTCCGGCGGTACGGCTTGAGAATGTCATGAACAATACGGACTGGATGTTTTCACCGAAAGTGTGGCCGCTAAAGAGGTTGTTGTGTTCGGTGAATGCAAAGACGGCGATGCTTACGCCAATGACAATAAAAGTGCCGTAAGTAGCGATGCGCGTGTGCAAAGAAAGGCGTCGGACTTCTTTGTGCTTAAAATCGAAGAGGTAGCGGAGTTCTGCAATGGCAAGGAATCCAAAGCCGCCTGCAAGCACGAGAATGCAGGTGGTGATGTTCATGACAGGGTTGTACTGGAAGCTGACGAGCGAGTCGGGGAACAGCGTGAAGCCCACACCGCAGAAGGAACTGACCGCTTGGAAAATCGAGCAGAAGACGCGGTCGTACATTTCCATGGACTCGAACTGCGTGAAATAGACAACGCCGCCAATCAGTTCTAGCCCGAACGTAAAGGGGATGACGGCCCTGAGAATGCGGCCTGCGTCGATGCTGCCTTCTTGCGTGAATTCGGAAAGGAATACGGACTGGTGGCTAAATCCCGGGTGCATCCCAGCGAGCAAGATAAGCGTTGTAGAGGCGGTCATAATGCCAAGACCGCCGAATTGCATCAAGACTACTATAATCCAAAGCCCGGTGTGCGTAAACGTGGAAGGAATATCGACAACGGAAAGACCTGTGACGCAAACGGCGGACATGGCTGTAAAGAATGCTTCGATTAAACTAATGGGACGACTTGCCGCCTGCGGAAGGGTTAGGAGCCCCGTACCGATAACGATCAGCAGAAGATAGCCTAGCACCACCAACATGATAGGGTTGGCCTGGGTCCTCGTCTTGAAAACGTTCTCGGATAGCGAGTCCGTGAACATTTGGTACT contains:
- a CDS encoding TrkH family potassium uptake protein — its product is MLRSKYQMFTDSLSENVFKTRTQANPIMLVVLGYLLLIVIGTGLLTLPQAASRPISLIEAFFTAMSAVCVTGLSVVDIPSTFTHTGLWIIVVLMQFGGLGIMTASTTLILLAGMHPGFSHQSVFLSEFTQEGSIDAGRILRAVIPFTFGLELIGGVVYFTQFESMEMYDRVFCSIFQAVSSFCGVGFTLFPDSLVSFQYNPVMNITTCILVLAGGFGFLAIAELRYLFDFKHKEVRRLSLHTRIATYGTFIVIGVSIAVFAFTEHNNLFSGHTFGENIQSVLFMTFSSRTAGLNSINIPDLTQASLFFFIIIMFIGANPGSCGGGIKITTAAVIGLLGVNRLLGREKTQVMGRTIPNNTIDKAIRIFVVAIVVIGTATLILLCTEIPSGTRFSADSGPFLEILFEVVSAYATCGLSMGLTGELSLVGKIVICGVMFIGRMGPLFLISAVAAKLQDTAYYAEEDVMVG